GCAGTATCTGGATTTGTTTGATCTCCGACTACACCATCTAGTGCATCGATTTTCGCCATATCTTCATCTGATAATTCAAAATCAAAGACATGGAAGTTTTCTTCAATTCTACTTGGTGTTACCGATTTTGGTAGTGGAATGAAATCATGTTGCAATGACCAACGAATTGCGACTTGTGCCACAGATTTATTGTACTTCGCTGCAATCTCATTCATCAGTTCAACTTCAAAGATTTTACCCGTACCCAATGGGCTGTATGCTTCAATCGCAATATCATGTTTACGACATAATGCAACAAGTTCTTCTTGAAGACACCCCGGTGCTAAGAAGATTTGGTTAACTGTTGGTTTAATTTTTGCACTCGCAAGTAATGCTTCAAGGTGATGTGGCATAAAGTTAGAAATACCAATTGCTCGGATTTTCTTTGCTTCAACCATTGCTTCCAAAGCACGCCATGCTTCTGCATTCATTTCTGCCCAATTTTCACGGAACTTAATAGGATTTGGCCAGTGAATTAAAAACAAATCAATATAATCTGTCTTAAGGTTTTCCAATGATGCTTCAACTGCTTCAGTCACTTCATCAAAACCACGAACTTGATTTGTAAGTTTGGTTGTGATAAACAACTCATTACGAGGAATACCACTCTCTACAAGTGCTTCTCCAACAGATGCTTCGTTACGATACATTTGTGCTGTATCAATGTGACGATATCCTGCTTCTAATGCATGTTTCACAGCATTTACTGCGACTTCCCCACTTGGTGTTTGCCATGTTCCAAACCCGAGTTGTGGAATCACGACACCATTTGATAATTTAATGTCTTTCATCAAAAATCCTCCTATACCTAGTTTACCATACAAGTCCACTTTTTGACCATTAATATCATCATTGACACCACACTTATTCTTACTTACAATAAACATGGTGATACTATGAAAAAATACATACTCGCACTAGATCAAGGAACAACAAGTTCTCGTGCAATTCTCTTTGATAAAGATCATAACATTGTGGAAACTGCACAATCATTATTTACACAAATCTACCCAAAACAAGGATGGGTTGAACATGATCCAATGGAAATCTGGGCAACTCAAAGTGGGGTCATGCATGAAGTGATTGCGAAATCTGGCATTGATCCTTCAGAAATTGACAGCATCGGGATTACAAACCAACGTGAAACGACACTTGTTTGGGATAAACACACTGGAAGACCAATCTACAATGCCATTGTATGGCAATGCCGTCGTACAGCAGATCTTGCAAATGAGATAAAGGAATCTCCGCTTGCCGATTATATCTATGAAAACACAGGACTCATCGTGGATGCATATTTTTCTGCTACCAAGGTAAAGTGGATTTTAGATAATGTGCCTGGTGCAAGGGAAAAGGCTGAAAACGGTGATTTGCTTTTTGGCACTGTTGATTCTTGGCTGGTTTATAAACTAACCGATGGTAAGGTGCATATTACCGATGTGACCAATGCTTCTCGAACGATGCTCTACAATATCAAAACATTACAATGGGATCAAAAAATTCTAGATACCTTAGGCATTCCTGAATCCATGCTCCCACAAGTGCTTGACAGCAGTCATGTCTATGGACACGCCAACATCCGTGGCGAACAAATTCCAATTGCAAGTGTTGTTGGGGATCAACAAGCATCCTTGTTTGGACAAACCTGTTTCAATCAAGGTGATGTGAAAAACACCTACGGTACTGGATGTTTTGTCTTAATGAATACTAAAGAAAAGCTTGTCCATTCTAAACACGGCCTCATCTCTACAATCGCAGTCGGACTGAATGGTCGTGTAGAATACGCACTTGAAGGGTCGGTATTTGTTGCAGGAGCATTAATTCAATGGCTTCGTGATGAACTCAACATCATTGATTCGTCCATGGACTCCGAATACTTTGCATCAAAAGTTCCTGATAATGGCGGTGTTTACATTGTTCCTGCCTTTACTGGACTTGGCGCACCGTATTGGGATATGGATGCACGCGGTGCAATCTTTGGCTTAACACGTGGTGCCAATAAGAATCACTTGATTCGTGCTGCCCTTGAAGCCATTGCGTATCAAACAAATGATATCTTAAATGCCATGAAAGAAGACTCAACCATGCCACTTCATACGCTTTATGTTGATGGTGGTGCTAGTGCCAATGACTTCCTCATGCAATTTCAATGTGATATCTTAAACCTTGAAGTTCATCGACCAAAGATTAAAGAAACCACAGCTCTTGGCGCATGCATGCTTGCAGGTCTTGCGACTGGATTTTATCCTTCTAAAGAATCCCTTCTTGATGAACATCGATTTGAGAAATCATTCAGCCCAAACATGGATAATATATCCCGGGAAATACTCTTAAATGGATGGGAAAAAGCAGTGGGAAGAAGCCTTGATTGGGAAGATTAACACATACCACACGCTCCTGCACTAAGCTTACAAACAATCAAACCCTCGGTATTTCTGAGGGTTTTTAAATACAAGAAAAGAC
This DNA window, taken from Erysipelothrix larvae, encodes the following:
- a CDS encoding aldo/keto reductase, giving the protein MKDIKLSNGVVIPQLGFGTWQTPSGEVAVNAVKHALEAGYRHIDTAQMYRNEASVGEALVESGIPRNELFITTKLTNQVRGFDEVTEAVEASLENLKTDYIDLFLIHWPNPIKFRENWAEMNAEAWRALEAMVEAKKIRAIGISNFMPHHLEALLASAKIKPTVNQIFLAPGCLQEELVALCRKHDIAIEAYSPLGTGKIFEVELMNEIAAKYNKSVAQVAIRWSLQHDFIPLPKSVTPSRIEENFHVFDFELSDEDMAKIDALDGVVGDQTNPDTAGF
- the glpK gene encoding glycerol kinase GlpK: MKKYILALDQGTTSSRAILFDKDHNIVETAQSLFTQIYPKQGWVEHDPMEIWATQSGVMHEVIAKSGIDPSEIDSIGITNQRETTLVWDKHTGRPIYNAIVWQCRRTADLANEIKESPLADYIYENTGLIVDAYFSATKVKWILDNVPGAREKAENGDLLFGTVDSWLVYKLTDGKVHITDVTNASRTMLYNIKTLQWDQKILDTLGIPESMLPQVLDSSHVYGHANIRGEQIPIASVVGDQQASLFGQTCFNQGDVKNTYGTGCFVLMNTKEKLVHSKHGLISTIAVGLNGRVEYALEGSVFVAGALIQWLRDELNIIDSSMDSEYFASKVPDNGGVYIVPAFTGLGAPYWDMDARGAIFGLTRGANKNHLIRAALEAIAYQTNDILNAMKEDSTMPLHTLYVDGGASANDFLMQFQCDILNLEVHRPKIKETTALGACMLAGLATGFYPSKESLLDEHRFEKSFSPNMDNISREILLNGWEKAVGRSLDWED